In one Roseburia intestinalis L1-82 genomic region, the following are encoded:
- a CDS encoding histidine phosphatase family protein: MILYFVRHGETDWNVKKKIQGKTDVPLNETGKQQAKELADMLLDRKKEGTLQVVRAYTSPQLRAAQTAQEAAIALDIPCIAADGLREMDMGDWEGRSWESITQENAKEYQDWDANRRYVHTPHGECYNEVLRRALDTLGMILERETEDVLIVTHSGVLMALRCYIAGQTFEEMGIIRYKTKNAEVVEIFADDVKDAIARFKKGE, encoded by the coding sequence ATGATTTTATATTTTGTACGTCACGGAGAGACGGACTGGAATGTAAAAAAGAAAATACAGGGCAAGACAGATGTGCCGTTGAATGAGACAGGAAAGCAGCAGGCAAAAGAGCTTGCGGACATGCTTCTGGATCGGAAAAAGGAAGGGACTCTTCAGGTTGTGCGGGCATATACATCCCCACAGCTTCGTGCAGCACAGACGGCACAGGAGGCGGCGATCGCGCTTGATATTCCATGTATTGCGGCGGATGGTCTGCGGGAAATGGATATGGGCGACTGGGAAGGCAGAAGCTGGGAAAGCATTACGCAGGAAAATGCGAAAGAGTATCAGGACTGGGATGCCAACAGGCGTTATGTCCATACACCGCATGGAGAATGTTACAATGAAGTGCTGAGGCGTGCGCTTGATACACTCGGAATGATCTTAGAACGGGAGACGGAAGATGTGTTGATCGTAACGCACAGTGGCGTACTGATGGCATTGCGGTGTTATATTGCCGGACAGACATTTGAGGAAATGGGTATCATACGGTATAAGACGAAAAATGCAGAGGTGGTTGAAATTTTTGCGGATGACGTCAAAGACGCGATCGCACGTTTTAAAAAAGGGGAGTAA